The Caldicellulosiruptoraceae bacterium PP1 nucleotide sequence TTCTAAGGATTGGGAAATAAACAGAATACCTAAGGTTGAATTAGAACTTTTAAGAATTGCCATATTTGAACTATTATATGTAGCTGAAGTTCCTGTATCTGTTGCAATAGATGAAGCTGTGGACTTAGCAAATATATTTGGCGGTGAGAATGCTCCAAAGTTTGTAAATGGAATTCTTGGTTCTATTGCTGATAATGAAATAAATAGGTGATATATATGAATTTTTCTTTTTTTGAAGATACACAAGACATTTGGACTGTCAATCAACTAACTACATATATAAAAGACAAAATTGATAGGGATTATTTACTCAAAGATATTATAATAAGAGGGGAAATAGTTAAACCAACAATATCAGGGAAACACTTATATTTTGATTTGAAGGATACATCCGGAGAATCAAAAATTAAGTGTGTTTTTTTTGGATATTTATATACTGAAAACAAACTTATTTTACCTTCAAATGGATTTAAGGCTTTATTATATTGTGATGTCATGTATTATGATAAAGATAATGTAGTTGAATTGAGAGTTAAAAAAATTCAAGAAGAGGGGTTTGGAGAATTATACCTTAAATTAAAAGAGTTAAGGGAAAAGCTTGAAAAAGAAGGACTTTTTGATGATAGATTTAAAAAACCCCTTCCATCATATCCGAAAAGTATTGGTATTGTTACCTCAAAATATGGTGCTGCCGTACTTGACATAATTAATTCCATAAAAAATAGATTTAGCAATATTCATATATACATCTATAACTGTCAGGTTCAAGGTCAGAATGCACCAAAAGAGATTTGTGAAGGAATAAATTACTTCGACAATTTCAAAAAAGTTGATATTATTATTGTTGGTCGTGGGGGAGGGTCCTTCGAAGATCTTATGGCTTTTAACGATGAGCAAGTTATAAGAACTATTTTTGCAGCCAAAACACCTATAATATCTGCTGTTGGTCATGATAGAGATTATGTTTTATCTGATTACGTAGCTGATGTAAGGGCTATTACTCCAACTAACGCTGGAGAAATTGTGGTAAAAAAATTAGTAAATCTACAGAGTGATATTGAAAACCTTACAAATCAAATTAAATTCAAGTTTAACAATATGTTTCAGCATAAAAAGAAAGATTTACTACTTTTGGAAAGATTGTTAGAACAAAATAGTCCGCAAAATTCAATTTATAGAAAAATGCAATATGTTGATACGCTTACCGTACGTCTCAATGCTTTGTCAAAGAGAATGTTTTTAAGTAAAAAGGAAAGACTTAACCAGCTTGAGAAGAAACTAAATATGCATTCTCCTGTTGCAAAATTTAATGTTTATAAAAATAATTACTTTTATTTAAATAATCAATTACCTAAAAGTATGAAGAATATATTGAACAATAAGACAGAAAAAATACAAAATATTATTGATAAGCTTATTATTTTAAATCCATTGAATATATTAAGAAGAGGTTATACTGTTACTAAAAAAGATGACAAAATTGTTACAGATATTGAGAAAATTAATATAAATGATATAATAACAGTTATGTACTATAATGGTAATGCTACAACAAAGATAATAGATATAAAAAAGGAGCATTAGCAGAGATGGATAATCATAATGAGAATAATTTGTCTTTTGAAGATGCATTAAAAAAATTAGAAGAGATTGTTCAAAAGCTTGAAGATGGCAATCTTTCTTTAGAAGAGTCAATAAATATTTATGAAGAAGGCATGAAGCTTTCTCAAAAATGTAACAATATCTTAAAATCCATTGAGCATAAACTTGTACTAATTGAAAAGATAAACCAAGAGTTCACAGAAACAGATATAACTAACAATTTAGTTGGAGGACTTGGACAAGAAAATGACTAACGAATTACAAGCATATATAAAAGAAAGAAAAATACAAATTGATAAGCATTTAGATTTACTTCTTATTCCGAAATATCCACAAAAAATTTATGAATCAATAAGATACAGTATTTTTGCTGGAGGGAAGAGATTAAGACCAATTTTAATGTTTTTGAGCTTTGAACTATTTTCATCAAACATAGAAAAAATAATTGATTTTGCTGTATCAATTGAACTTATTCATACTTATTCACTAATACATGATGATCTACCTTCCATGGATAATGATAGTTACAGGAGAGGGATGCCTACCAACCACATTGTATTTGGTGAAGGATTAGCAGTTTTAGCTGGTGATGCACTATTAAACTTAGCTGCTGAGAATATACTTAAATCAATTGTAAAATTTGGTTATTCAAAAGAAATGATTGATGCTGCGTTATATATTTTTAATTGCTCAGGGATAGATGGAATGATTGGTGGTCAAGTTGTAGATATTCTAAACCAAGGTAAGCTTATTAATAAAGATGAACTTGAGCTTTTACATTTAAATAAAACCTCTAAAT carries:
- the nusB gene encoding transcription antitermination factor NusB; its protein translation is MNIKRRNTRELSMKILYAYRYDNNKDIKSFIDIFLSQNSDINKEFDKEYLERIATGVIQNQNSIDSLIEKYSKDWEINRIPKVELELLRIAIFELLYVAEVPVSVAIDEAVDLANIFGGENAPKFVNGILGSIADNEINR
- a CDS encoding polyprenyl synthetase family protein; protein product: MTNELQAYIKERKIQIDKHLDLLLIPKYPQKIYESIRYSIFAGGKRLRPILMFLSFELFSSNIEKIIDFAVSIELIHTYSLIHDDLPSMDNDSYRRGMPTNHIVFGEGLAVLAGDALLNLAAENILKSIVKFGYSKEMIDAALYIFNCSGIDGMIGGQVVDILNQGKLINKDELELLHLNKTSKLIQASVVAGSLIGGAEEKIVKKLEEYAKYLGLAFQIRDDILDYIGDEEKLGKSIGKDQKNQKTTYVSMYGLEESQKLVDKYSNISIDIIKTIDNKGLLTELTNSLIYREQ
- the xseA gene encoding exodeoxyribonuclease VII large subunit — encoded protein: MNFSFFEDTQDIWTVNQLTTYIKDKIDRDYLLKDIIIRGEIVKPTISGKHLYFDLKDTSGESKIKCVFFGYLYTENKLILPSNGFKALLYCDVMYYDKDNVVELRVKKIQEEGFGELYLKLKELREKLEKEGLFDDRFKKPLPSYPKSIGIVTSKYGAAVLDIINSIKNRFSNIHIYIYNCQVQGQNAPKEICEGINYFDNFKKVDIIIVGRGGGSFEDLMAFNDEQVIRTIFAAKTPIISAVGHDRDYVLSDYVADVRAITPTNAGEIVVKKLVNLQSDIENLTNQIKFKFNNMFQHKKKDLLLLERLLEQNSPQNSIYRKMQYVDTLTVRLNALSKRMFLSKKERLNQLEKKLNMHSPVAKFNVYKNNYFYLNNQLPKSMKNILNNKTEKIQNIIDKLIILNPLNILRRGYTVTKKDDKIVTDIEKININDIITVMYYNGNATTKIIDIKKEH
- the xseB gene encoding exodeoxyribonuclease VII small subunit, producing MDNHNENNLSFEDALKKLEEIVQKLEDGNLSLEESINIYEEGMKLSQKCNNILKSIEHKLVLIEKINQEFTETDITNNLVGGLGQEND